ACGCTCTACGCTTCGGCGGAACTGTTTTCCAACGTCACCAAGCGCTACGGCAAGCCGGAATGGGGCATCAACAGCGTCAAGATCAACGACATCGATGTCCGCGTCCAGATCATCGAGGACTGGTCAAGCCCGTGGTGCCGGCTACTGCGTTTCCAGCGTGATCCGTCCGATCTGCGCCGCGCCAAGCGCAAGACCTCGGCGCCGGCCGTCCTTATCGTGGCGCCGCTGTCCGGTCACTACGCCACGCTTCTGCGCGGCACGGTGCAGGAATTCCTGCTCGATCACGATGTCTATATCACCGATTGGGTCAATGCCCGCCAGGTGCCGATCCTCGAAGGTCGCTTCGACTTCTATTCCTTCATGGATCATATCCGCGACATGCTGACCGTCATCGGCAGCCGCGCCCATGTGGTGGCCGTCTGCCAGCCGGGGCCACCGGTGCTGGCCGCCGCCTGCCTGATGTCGGAAGACAGGGATGCCTGCCGTCCGGCCTCGATGACCTTCATGGGCTCGCCGATCGACGCCCGCTTCAACCCGACCGTCACCAACGACCTGGCGCAGGAAAAGCCCTTCACCTGGTTCAAGTCGAACATGATCCATACCGTGCCGCCGCCCTATCCGGGCCTCGGCCGCCGTGTTTATCCGGGCTTTGTCCAGCTCTACAGCTTCATGAGCATGAACGAGGCTCGCCATGCCGATGCGCACTGGGACTATTTCCATTCGCTGGTCGATAATGACGGTGACGCCGAAACCAAGCACCTGGAATTTTACGATGAGTATCTGTCGGTGCTCGACCTGACCGAGGAATTCTACCTCCAGACCATCGACCTGGTGTTCCAGAAGTTCGCCCTGCCCAAGGGGGACCTGGTCCATAAGGGCCGCACTGTCGATACGAAAGCCATTACCGATATCGCCCTGATGACCGTGGAAGGTGAGAAGGACGATATTTCCGGCGTCGGCCAGACCCAGGCGGCGCACGCCATGTGCCCCAATATTCCGGACGACAAGAAGCTCCTGTACGTCCAGAAGGGTGCCGGTCACTACGGCGTCTTCAATGGCCGCCGCTTCCGCGAAGACATCTATCCGCGCATCCGCGATTTCATCGCCCAAAATGATAAGCTCGCTTAAGGCGCTGATCCGCCCGACAGCCACCTATGCTGCCGGCGACCTGCTCGATTGCGGCGAATATAAACTGCGCCTGAAGGTCAATGCCCGCGCCCGGCGGATTTCCCTGCGCATTGATGCCCGGAGCGGCGAAGCCGTGGTCACCGCGCCGCGTCCGAAACATTTGGCCGACGCCGTCGATTTCGCCCGCAGCCGCCACGACTGGATATTGCAGCACCGCCGCAATCAAGACGCGCCTCAAGCCTTCGCGCCCGGAATGACGCTTGCCATACGCGGCCATGCCGTCACCCTGGCGGAAAAGGCCGGCGTCATCACGGCCCGTCCCGTTCAGGTCGAGGACGGTTCATGGCGGCTTGTCACCAGCGGCGATGAAAAACTGTTCGCCCGCCGCGTCGAGCGCTATCTGCGTCAACAGGCTTTAAAAGCCCTCCAGACCGAAACCGAGCGCTATGCGGCCATGCTGGGCGTTTCCGGCGTCAAGGTGTCTCTGTTCGATGCCCGCGGTCGCTGGGGCTCCTGCACGCCGACGCGCAAGGCCATTCGCTATAGCTGGCGGGTGATCCTGGCGCCGCCGAAGGTACTGGAATATCTCGTCGCCCATGAATGCGCCCACCTGCGCCACCCCGACCATTCAGACCGTTTCTGGAACGAGGTAACGGCTATGTTCGGCGACTACAAGCTGGCACGCAAATGGCTCAAAACCGAAGGCCACACGCTGTTTAAGTACAGCAGTTAAACAAGCAAGAACCCCCACCACCACGCCTTTCAAGCGTGGTTCCCCTCCCCACCGGAGGTGGGGAGGTATATTAAGGCCGTTCTTCTTGTACCTCCCCGACTTGTCGGGGTCTGGCGCCAGCGAGAGTATAGCTTTCGCAAGCCATGGGACCGCACGAACCGCGAAAGCGGTGAGATGTGGTGGTGGGGGGTCTTTCCATTGCGCAAAAAACCCCGGCGGGTGACCGGGGCTCTATAGCGATTCAGGGTCCAGGGCTCGGCGCCCCCGGTGCCTCGCACCCTGGCCTCACTGGTTCTTTTTCTGGGCTTCCGAGAAGAGATCGTCCAGCGAACTGTCCTTTTTCTTCTCCTCCGGGTTGGGGATCGGCTTCATGGTGACGATCGGCGGCAATTCGCCGTTCTGCCCCCGGCCATTGTCATTGGCCGCCTGCGAGGCCGCCACGGCATCCGCCTGTGTGCCCAGCAGGTCGCGCAGGGCGTCCTCGGCCACCGGCGTCAGTTCACTGGGCGGTGGGCCTTCCGGAATGGCACTGACCTGGATGCGCTTGAGTGCCGATGCCATATAGGTTTTCCAGATCGCGGCGGGTGTACCGGCACCGGTGACCTTACCCTTCATCGGCGTGTTATCGTCGCGGCCCACCCAGACTACGGTGACGAAGCCGCCGGTGAAGCCATCGAACCAGGCATCGCGGTAATCGCTGGTGGTTCCGGTCTTGCCGGCGAGGTCGTAACCGGGGATATTGGCGCCGGTGCCGGAACCGCGCGCCATGACGCCGCGCATCATCAGGGTCATGTTGGACAGGGCCGGATTATTGACCACGCGCACGCGGCCACCGTCCTCGCCCGGATCGCGGTACTGGTACATCACCTTGCCGGTGGCGGTGCGGATGCGGATCACGCCG
This sequence is a window from Asticcacaulis sp.. Protein-coding genes within it:
- the phaZ gene encoding polyhydroxyalkanoate depolymerase, encoding MLYSLHEYAYYSAAPLRAMAQMTRDFWGSKLNPASDTAIGRTLYASAELFSNVTKRYGKPEWGINSVKINDIDVRVQIIEDWSSPWCRLLRFQRDPSDLRRAKRKTSAPAVLIVAPLSGHYATLLRGTVQEFLLDHDVYITDWVNARQVPILEGRFDFYSFMDHIRDMLTVIGSRAHVVAVCQPGPPVLAAACLMSEDRDACRPASMTFMGSPIDARFNPTVTNDLAQEKPFTWFKSNMIHTVPPPYPGLGRRVYPGFVQLYSFMSMNEARHADAHWDYFHSLVDNDGDAETKHLEFYDEYLSVLDLTEEFYLQTIDLVFQKFALPKGDLVHKGRTVDTKAITDIALMTVEGEKDDISGVGQTQAAHAMCPNIPDDKKLLYVQKGAGHYGVFNGRRFREDIYPRIRDFIAQNDKLA
- a CDS encoding M48 family metallopeptidase codes for the protein MISSLKALIRPTATYAAGDLLDCGEYKLRLKVNARARRISLRIDARSGEAVVTAPRPKHLADAVDFARSRHDWILQHRRNQDAPQAFAPGMTLAIRGHAVTLAEKAGVITARPVQVEDGSWRLVTSGDEKLFARRVERYLRQQALKALQTETERYAAMLGVSGVKVSLFDARGRWGSCTPTRKAIRYSWRVILAPPKVLEYLVAHECAHLRHPDHSDRFWNEVTAMFGDYKLARKWLKTEGHTLFKYSS